In Candidatus Desulfofervidus auxilii, one genomic interval encodes:
- a CDS encoding exosortase/archaeosortase family protein, whose amino-acid sequence MKAIKSIPFVKQNYIFFVFSLMLFVILFNPVFAQLCHLWFYDLNNSHGILAPFISLYFIWIKKDEIKHTPLQISHLGLGVMIFGLLLYLLGLIGFMAFLQNLSLVITFIGLTWYHMGTRFTRKISFPLFILFFMVPIPISITEMFSFPLKLLATRMSEFVLGLLSIPVLREGNLLHLPNGTLEVAKACSGLRSFISFTMLGLIFAYLLKNKIRKLIIILAILPITIFTNILRITLTGSLAYFVTPKMTESFLHEFLGIFSFVCGFSLMFLCYYKISLEK is encoded by the coding sequence ATGAAGGCTATTAAATCAATTCCATTTGTTAAACAAAATTACATATTTTTTGTCTTTTCCTTGATGTTGTTTGTAATCCTTTTTAATCCTGTTTTTGCACAGTTATGTCATCTATGGTTTTATGATCTGAACAACTCCCATGGTATACTGGCTCCTTTCATCTCTTTATATTTCATTTGGATTAAAAAGGATGAAATTAAACACACTCCACTTCAGATTTCTCATTTAGGCCTTGGGGTAATGATTTTTGGCCTTTTACTTTATCTCCTGGGTTTAATAGGATTTATGGCCTTCTTACAGAATCTTTCTTTGGTAATTACCTTCATTGGCCTCACTTGGTATCATATGGGAACCAGATTTACCCGAAAGATTTCCTTCCCTTTATTTATCCTCTTCTTTATGGTGCCTATTCCTATTTCAATAACTGAGATGTTTTCTTTTCCATTAAAGCTTTTGGCAACTAGGATGTCTGAATTCGTTTTAGGACTACTTTCTATACCTGTTTTAAGAGAGGGCAATTTACTTCATCTTCCTAATGGCACGCTAGAGGTAGCTAAGGCCTGCAGTGGGTTGAGGTCCTTTATCTCTTTTACTATGTTAGGACTTATCTTTGCCTATCTTTTAAAGAATAAAATAAGGAAGTTGATCATAATTTTGGCTATATTACCTATAACCATTTTTACCAACATTCTCAGGATTACACTGACTGGGAGTTTGGCTTATTTTGTCACTCCTAAGATGACAGAGAGCTTCCTTCATGAGTTTTTAGGCATCTTTTCCTTTGTGTGCGGTTTTTCTCTTATGTTTTTATGCTATTACAAGATTTCACTAGAAAAATGA
- a CDS encoding FemAB family XrtA/PEP-CTERM system-associated protein, producing the protein MNIKLYSSSDQSRWDAYVKNHPLGTHCHLASWGQVIENAYQHKCYYLMAEDSNRVVGILPMVHLNSLIFGNSLVSMPFLNYGGMIADNPNIQKALWEEAINVAKKIKASYLEIRHSQPLSWIKKGDKTILKTHKVSMLLDLPSSSEQLMKSFKSKLRSQIKRPQKEGMTAIIGGKELIDSFYKVFTINMRDLGSPVHSKRLFWEIFQNFSESAQIGVVFWKHQPVASGIVLGFKDTMEIPWASSLRKFNHFSPNMLLYWSFLEYASNSGYKKFDFGRTTPGSGTYRFKKQWGTKPSQLYWYYWISEGLKRKTFHPDHRRFSLAISCWKKMPVAFTRLIGPQIRKYIAL; encoded by the coding sequence ATGAATATAAAGCTTTACTCCTCTTCTGACCAATCTAGATGGGATGCATATGTAAAAAATCACCCTTTGGGGACCCATTGCCATCTTGCCTCCTGGGGGCAAGTAATAGAAAATGCCTATCAACATAAGTGTTATTATCTAATGGCTGAGGATTCAAATAGGGTAGTAGGTATACTTCCTATGGTGCACTTAAATAGCCTTATTTTTGGAAATAGTTTGGTATCCATGCCATTTTTAAACTATGGAGGAATGATTGCTGATAATCCAAATATACAAAAGGCATTATGGGAAGAGGCCATAAATGTAGCCAAAAAAATTAAGGCATCTTACCTTGAAATCCGACATTCCCAACCTCTCTCTTGGATAAAGAAAGGAGATAAGACCATTTTAAAGACCCACAAGGTGTCCATGCTCCTTGATTTGCCTTCTAGTTCTGAACAGTTGATGAAATCATTTAAATCCAAGCTTCGGAGTCAAATTAAAAGACCTCAAAAAGAAGGAATGACTGCCATTATTGGTGGAAAGGAACTTATTGACAGCTTTTATAAAGTTTTTACTATAAACATGCGAGATTTGGGAAGTCCTGTTCATTCAAAGAGGCTATTTTGGGAAATTTTTCAAAATTTTTCTGAAAGTGCCCAAATTGGGGTGGTCTTTTGGAAACATCAACCTGTAGCTTCAGGCATTGTCCTGGGTTTTAAAGATACTATGGAAATTCCATGGGCCTCTTCTTTAAGAAAATTTAATCACTTTAGCCCTAACATGCTTCTTTATTGGTCATTTCTGGAATATGCCTCCAATTCAGGATATAAGAAATTTGACTTTGGACGCACTACCCCTGGTAGCGGGACATACAGATTCAAAAAACAATGGGGGACGAAACCTTCTCAACTTTATTGGTATTATTGGATAAGTGAAGGACTTAAAAGGAAAACATTCCATCCTGACCATAGGAGATTTTCTTTAGCTATTTCCTGTTGGAAGAAAATGCCAGTAGCATTTACGCGTTTAATAGGGCCTCAAATTAGAAAATATATTGCTCTTTAA
- a CDS encoding polysaccharide deacetylase family protein, with protein sequence MATIQKIKTIIRKSIAFPIYKSSIPRFFHRGQVLILMYHRVLSDNETIEPWLQPGMYVKESVFKMHLKFLLSYSQVISFSEFLKRWSENDWDKNGRYSIITFDDGWKDNYIYAFPVLKRYNLPATIFLTTNYIGTNKWFWPEKIGYLFWKKENDITAEQIDKIIGVIKRFSEKEIETFIGTLQEEFGISLPKKRLLLNWEEIKEMSKYNISFGFHTANHRILTRLSQKEIINEINPPSTLKETNFVPVFSYPNGEYNLEVENLLKEMGFEAAVTTKKGWIKPGKDSLFSLKRTGIHQDISFTPSLFNFHISIK encoded by the coding sequence TTGGCAACCATCCAAAAGATAAAGACCATAATAAGAAAATCAATAGCCTTTCCCATTTATAAAAGCTCTATTCCCAGGTTTTTCCATAGGGGTCAAGTGCTTATACTCATGTATCATCGAGTCCTTTCTGACAATGAAACCATTGAGCCTTGGCTCCAGCCAGGTATGTATGTAAAAGAAAGTGTATTTAAAATGCATCTAAAATTCCTACTCTCTTATAGCCAAGTAATCTCCTTTTCAGAGTTTCTTAAAAGATGGTCAGAAAACGATTGGGATAAAAATGGCAGGTATTCTATTATTACTTTTGATGATGGATGGAAAGATAATTATATTTATGCCTTTCCTGTTTTAAAAAGATATAACTTACCTGCTACTATTTTTCTTACTACCAACTATATTGGGACTAATAAATGGTTTTGGCCAGAAAAAATAGGTTATTTGTTTTGGAAAAAGGAAAATGACATAACCGCTGAGCAGATTGATAAAATAATTGGAGTAATAAAAAGATTTTCTGAGAAAGAAATTGAAACATTTATTGGAACACTACAAGAGGAATTTGGTATTTCATTGCCTAAAAAAAGGTTATTGCTCAATTGGGAAGAAATAAAAGAAATGTCTAAATATAATATTTCTTTTGGTTTCCATACTGCGAACCATCGGATTTTAACAAGGCTTTCTCAAAAAGAGATAATAAATGAAATAAATCCTCCATCTACATTAAAAGAAACCAACTTTGTTCCTGTTTTTAGCTACCCCAATGGAGAATATAACCTGGAAGTTGAAAACCTTCTTAAGGAAATGGGCTTTGAAGCGGCAGTGACCACAAAAAAGGGATGGATTAAACCAGGAAAGGACTCCCTCTTCTCTTTAAAAAGGACAGGCATTCATCAAGACATTTCCTTCACCCCTTCCCTCTTCAACTTTCACATTTCAATAAAATAA
- a CDS encoding exosortase C-terminal domain/associated protein EpsI, whose amino-acid sequence MKGQSPYLATIVLILFLALRTFIPKNEVIVTQKNLDKFPLNINDYQGIDIPLTESVYKELNPDIYIYRHYLPKFNNHPSILLYIGYYGTAKGGRTGHNPHACYPSAGWAILDLKKVILFISGKKVSINQIFIQKNGERRVVLYWYQSEGNKILDTGIKQNLHRFFCRILKRRDDGAFVRVSASINGNSKEILPKVYAFTKQILTLLPHYWPQEKEI is encoded by the coding sequence ATGAAAGGACAAAGCCCATATTTAGCTACAATTGTCCTTATTCTCTTTTTGGCTTTAAGGACTTTTATTCCCAAGAACGAAGTCATAGTAACTCAAAAAAATCTGGACAAATTTCCTCTAAATATCAATGATTATCAGGGGATTGACATTCCCCTCACTGAATCAGTTTATAAGGAACTCAATCCAGATATTTATATATATCGCCATTATTTACCAAAATTTAATAACCATCCTTCAATCTTGCTTTATATTGGTTATTATGGCACAGCTAAAGGAGGACGCACAGGTCATAATCCTCATGCTTGTTATCCATCAGCAGGATGGGCCATATTAGACCTAAAGAAGGTTATCCTTTTTATTTCAGGAAAGAAAGTAAGCATAAATCAAATATTTATCCAAAAGAATGGAGAAAGGCGAGTAGTTCTTTATTGGTATCAGTCTGAGGGGAATAAAATACTTGATACAGGCATCAAACAAAACCTGCATCGCTTTTTCTGTCGCATTCTAAAAAGACGAGATGATGGGGCCTTTGTGCGTGTTTCTGCATCTATTAATGGTAATTCTAAGGAGATTTTACCCAAGGTTTATGCATTTACCAAACAGATATTAACCCTGCTTCCACATTATTGGCCCCAAGAAAAAGAAATATGA
- a CDS encoding PEP-CTERM sorting domain-containing protein: protein MKKIIQILITAAFVLFFGIFEVSMGVPIGYVIDGDVSDWGIDLFAASSKGYLDSHLPSGGLDIDYITEDNAYNEGGWQYVGPGWTYQNYFDAEAIYFDNDQYYAYIAIIQGLPEEGYDPPGNPVNGNYSYMFKPGDIAIDVDGDSVFEYGLKVRGEGGFQQGYLYSVSGWKNVYYSQHNIANPWVIDAGTEKGAVSFVYSTEQNSHYVLEAAIPLDLLGLDANTAHSLQIHWTQECGNDYLTLKANVNPVPEPATMLLLGIGLAGLGLFGRRFRKKV from the coding sequence ATGAAAAAGATTATTCAAATTCTGATTACTGCTGCTTTTGTGCTATTTTTTGGAATTTTTGAGGTTTCTATGGGAGTTCCTATAGGATATGTCATTGATGGAGATGTAAGTGACTGGGGTATTGACTTGTTTGCTGCTTCTAGTAAGGGTTACCTCGACAGTCATCTCCCATCTGGTGGTTTGGATATTGATTATATAACAGAGGATAATGCTTATAATGAGGGCGGTTGGCAGTATGTGGGACCAGGTTGGACTTATCAGAATTATTTTGATGCAGAAGCCATTTATTTCGATAATGACCAGTATTATGCCTATATTGCTATCATACAGGGTTTGCCAGAAGAGGGATATGATCCTCCGGGAAACCCAGTAAATGGTAACTATTCTTATATGTTCAAACCAGGCGACATCGCAATAGATGTGGACGGAGACTCCGTTTTTGAATACGGATTAAAGGTAAGGGGCGAAGGTGGATTTCAACAAGGTTATTTATACAGCGTAAGTGGCTGGAAAAACGTTTATTATTCGCAGCATAATATAGCCAATCCGTGGGTCATCGATGCAGGCACTGAAAAGGGAGCAGTAAGTTTTGTTTATAGCACAGAACAAAACAGTCATTATGTGTTGGAGGCGGCTATTCCCCTGGATTTATTGGGCTTAGATGCTAATACTGCTCATTCCCTGCAAATCCACTGGACCCAGGAGTGTGGAAATGATTATCTTACCCTAAAGGCAAATGTAAACCCTGTTCCTGAGCCAGCTACTATGTTATTGTTGGGCATTGGCCTAGCTGGCTTAGGGCTATTTGGAAGAAGGTTTAGGAAAAAGGTTTAA
- a CDS encoding DegT/DnrJ/EryC1/StrS family aminotransferase has protein sequence MNFFSLPPSGNPIPISHIFRATSVFFRNTQGEDGFQKIIKTYLKVKHCLLVSSGTAALWLILKAAKKIEQKRNEVIIPAYTCPSVAAAVIRAGLKPILCDINMQDFGFELEALKKKINFKTLAIIIVHLFGFPSNIKKVKQISRSSNILLIEDAAQALGNSMINSPQEKLGSLGDIGFYSFGRGKPLTLNHGGLIVTNNSQLFEQIFQIYQTIERPSLTENFLLLAKLYFYVFFFHPSLYWIPQSIPFLKLGKTIFDLNFKIKKTSPIAVALANKSIGLIEENKKVRQKNTTFLLQRLNSFKKINLPAYPFPYLRFPLIVSSNTHRNRLLAHLRAQGLGATMFYPCPLNEQPGLKEYLHDTNIYPNAKKLSQTLITLPLHQGVSHKDLNTMVDIITHYL, from the coding sequence ATGAATTTCTTCTCTCTACCTCCATCTGGAAATCCTATTCCTATCTCCCACATATTTAGGGCAACAAGTGTCTTTTTCCGAAACACTCAAGGAGAAGATGGATTTCAGAAGATTATTAAAACATACTTAAAGGTCAAACATTGTTTACTTGTTTCCTCTGGCACAGCCGCTTTATGGTTGATTTTAAAAGCAGCAAAAAAAATAGAGCAAAAAAGGAATGAAGTGATTATCCCTGCCTATACATGCCCTTCAGTGGCTGCGGCCGTTATAAGGGCAGGCCTTAAGCCCATCCTTTGTGATATAAATATGCAAGACTTTGGTTTTGAGCTCGAGGCATTAAAAAAGAAGATAAATTTTAAGACCTTAGCCATAATAATAGTGCATCTTTTTGGATTTCCATCAAATATCAAAAAAGTAAAACAAATCTCCCGCTCCTCTAATATCTTACTTATCGAAGATGCCGCCCAGGCTTTAGGAAATTCTATGATTAATTCTCCCCAAGAGAAACTGGGCAGCCTAGGAGATATAGGTTTTTATAGCTTTGGAAGGGGTAAGCCGCTTACCCTTAATCACGGGGGATTGATTGTAACTAATAATTCTCAATTGTTTGAACAAATTTTCCAAATTTATCAAACAATTGAGAGACCTTCTCTAACTGAAAATTTTTTGCTTCTAGCCAAGTTATATTTTTATGTTTTTTTCTTTCACCCCTCACTCTACTGGATTCCTCAATCTATTCCCTTTCTTAAATTAGGAAAAACCATTTTTGACCTCAATTTTAAGATAAAAAAAACAAGCCCTATTGCCGTAGCTCTTGCCAATAAATCAATTGGGCTAATTGAAGAAAATAAAAAAGTAAGACAAAAAAATACCACTTTTCTTTTACAAAGGCTAAACTCTTTTAAAAAGATAAATCTGCCAGCTTATCCCTTTCCTTATTTGCGTTTCCCTCTAATTGTAAGCTCTAATACTCATAGAAACCGTTTACTCGCCCACCTAAGGGCGCAAGGACTAGGAGCCACTATGTTTTATCCCTGTCCTTTAAATGAACAACCTGGTCTTAAAGAATATTTGCATGATACTAATATTTATCCCAATGCTAAAAAACTTTCTCAAACACTCATTACCTTGCCTTTACACCAAGGGGTCTCCCACAAAGACCTTAACACTATGGTAGATATCATTACACATTATCTATGA
- a CDS encoding glycosyltransferase family 2 protein — protein MMKYIFWISLFFILYTYFGYPLLLKFLSLIRNRKVKKQPITPPVTFIITAHNEVKNIVQKLEGTLALDYPPEKLQIIVASDASTDGTDEVVKSYATKGIQLVRTTEHRGKEFAQKLAVSAALGEILVFSDVATILKQDALKKIVANFADPSVACVSSEDKIISQDGQISGETHYVKYEMWLRRQESQVNSLVGLSGSYFAARKEVCQLWREDLPSDFNTVLNAMRLGMRAVSDSEVIGYYRAVVSERQEFKRKVRTVLRGLHVFFSSLEFLNPFRYGIFTLELLSHKLFRWLVPFALILVFISNSLFISKNLFYAGLFISQIAFYLVALIAILRRELARRIIFKLPLFFTLVNLSILVAWIHYFQGRKIVSWQPSKR, from the coding sequence ATGATGAAATATATCTTCTGGATATCTCTATTTTTTATCCTTTATACCTATTTTGGTTATCCCCTCTTACTTAAATTTTTGTCCTTGATTAGAAACAGAAAGGTAAAAAAGCAACCCATTACACCCCCAGTAACCTTCATCATTACTGCCCATAATGAGGTAAAAAACATTGTTCAAAAATTAGAAGGCACATTGGCCCTAGATTATCCCCCAGAAAAATTGCAAATCATTGTGGCCTCTGACGCCTCTACAGATGGCACTGATGAAGTAGTTAAATCATATGCTACCAAAGGCATCCAGTTAGTAAGGACTACTGAGCACCGTGGAAAGGAATTTGCCCAGAAGTTAGCTGTATCTGCTGCTCTTGGGGAAATACTTGTCTTTTCTGATGTAGCTACCATTCTCAAACAAGATGCCTTAAAGAAAATAGTAGCTAACTTTGCTGACCCTTCAGTGGCTTGCGTGAGCAGTGAAGATAAGATTATTTCACAAGATGGTCAAATCAGTGGAGAAACTCATTATGTGAAATATGAGATGTGGCTTAGACGACAGGAATCTCAAGTCAATTCTCTTGTTGGCCTGAGTGGTTCCTATTTTGCTGCCCGGAAGGAAGTTTGTCAGCTATGGCGTGAAGACCTCCCAAGCGATTTTAATACCGTGCTAAACGCCATGCGCCTGGGTATGCGAGCAGTAAGCGATTCAGAAGTTATTGGTTACTATCGGGCCGTGGTCTCAGAAAGACAGGAATTTAAGAGAAAGGTAAGAACGGTATTAAGAGGCCTCCATGTCTTCTTTTCATCCCTTGAGTTTTTAAATCCCTTTCGCTACGGCATCTTTACCCTTGAACTCTTAAGCCATAAACTCTTCCGTTGGTTAGTGCCATTTGCCCTTATCTTGGTATTTATTTCAAATTCCCTCTTCATCTCAAAAAACCTATTTTATGCGGGTCTTTTTATTTCACAAATAGCCTTTTATCTTGTGGCCTTGATAGCTATTTTGAGGCGAGAGTTAGCCAGAAGAATAATCTTTAAGCTCCCTTTGTTTTTTACCCTAGTTAACCTCTCTATCTTGGTAGCTTGGATTCACTACTTTCAAGGGAGGAAGATAGTAAGTTGGCAACCATCCAAAAGATAA
- a CDS encoding NAD(P)/FAD-dependent oxidoreductase yields MLYDIIVIGGGPSGLNCAHKLSQAGLNVLVFDKCSKIGENKICTGIVGIEAFQRFQLSKDSILNEIRNIRIISPYGSLIEYKHPSILAYVVDREKFDAYLAHLALSKGAQMKSKSEVITIDVSEEQVKVIAREQGVLRVYCAKVAVLATGVNFKFNKMLKLGLPEDFLYGVNAHANIKGIDTTTIHIGNSLAPGAFTWITPIKDGWVRIGLMAKKHPRFYFKKFCEMVSNSNGPLDIASVGYKPIAQGLVSKTCTDRVIAVGETAGQVKTTTGGGIYYGLLCSEIAVQVILKAFKKNSFNASAFSEYEELWKKKIGNEIKTGYYMRKMYSKLTDWQIEQLFHIAKSNGLLSFIEKRMEFDWHRNLLLSLIQTTPIGRFFSKIIQ; encoded by the coding sequence ATGCTTTACGACATTATAGTAATTGGAGGAGGCCCCAGTGGTTTGAATTGTGCCCATAAGCTTTCTCAAGCAGGGCTTAATGTGCTTGTTTTTGACAAATGTTCCAAAATAGGGGAAAACAAAATTTGCACAGGAATTGTAGGAATTGAAGCCTTCCAAAGGTTTCAGTTATCTAAAGATTCTATCCTTAATGAAATAAGGAATATCAGGATTATATCTCCTTACGGGTCACTTATTGAATATAAGCACCCTTCCATCCTTGCCTATGTAGTAGATAGAGAAAAATTCGATGCCTACCTGGCTCACTTGGCCCTCTCAAAAGGCGCTCAGATGAAGTCAAAAAGTGAGGTCATAACTATAGATGTAAGTGAAGAGCAGGTAAAGGTTATTGCGAGGGAACAAGGTGTTCTTAGGGTTTACTGTGCTAAAGTGGCAGTTTTGGCCACAGGAGTAAATTTTAAGTTTAACAAGATGCTAAAATTAGGATTACCTGAGGATTTCCTGTATGGGGTAAATGCCCATGCCAACATAAAAGGTATAGATACCACCACCATACACATAGGCAATTCTTTGGCACCAGGGGCATTTACTTGGATTACCCCCATTAAAGACGGCTGGGTAAGAATTGGGTTAATGGCCAAAAAGCATCCAAGGTTCTATTTTAAGAAGTTTTGTGAAATGGTCTCAAATAGTAATGGTCCTTTAGATATAGCATCTGTTGGATATAAACCTATAGCACAGGGTCTGGTCTCAAAAACCTGCACTGATAGGGTAATTGCAGTAGGAGAGACAGCAGGACAAGTGAAGACCACCACAGGTGGAGGAATATACTATGGACTTTTATGCTCCGAGATAGCGGTGCAGGTGATATTGAAAGCATTCAAGAAAAATTCCTTTAATGCTAGTGCTTTTTCAGAGTATGAGGAGCTCTGGAAAAAGAAAATCGGAAATGAGATAAAAACAGGCTACTATATGCGAAAAATGTACTCCAAGCTTACTGATTGGCAGATTGAACAACTCTTTCATATAGCAAAAAGTAATGGCCTTTTATCTTTCATAGAAAAAAGAATGGAATTTGACTGGCATAGGAATTTATTGCTTAGCCTCATCCAAACAACCCCCATAGGAAGATTTTTTTCAAAAATTATCCAATAA
- a CDS encoding TIGR03013 family XrtA/PEP-CTERM system glycosyltransferase: MGLLLFILLFYPFNLTWVIFLKAFSIMAICQLCLYYSDFYKTEYNNSASKLIQSLIITLTILAIICYFVPQITIGEGPHLFLNICFIGILTYLWRSLINTLFNKDRLTQKILFIGSGNLAKNVAKEILSTNHNSFKILGFLDPDPKKKEKNILNYELAGTYGELDNILRQNGNIRIVIALDDKRGKIPLNKLLECKMRGIIIEDHITFLERLKGKLMVESLNPSHVIFSDGFKRSKVKAYLKRIEDILGSIIGLIVLSPFLILTAILIKIDSKGPLFFTQERVGENGKPFILYKFRSMKVGAEKDKPLWAKENDDRVTRVGRYIRRFGIDEAPQLWNVLKGDMSLVGPRPERPQFVKELTNIIPYYSLRHSVKPGITGWAQIRYHYGASVEDALEKLKYELYYIKNLSPIFDLFILFETVKLIIQAKISR; this comes from the coding sequence ATGGGGCTTTTATTGTTTATACTTCTTTTTTACCCCTTTAATCTCACCTGGGTGATATTTCTTAAAGCTTTCTCAATTATGGCCATATGCCAACTATGTCTTTATTACAGTGACTTTTATAAAACTGAGTATAATAATTCTGCCTCAAAGCTTATTCAGTCTTTAATAATAACACTTACTATATTAGCAATCATTTGTTATTTTGTTCCCCAAATTACTATAGGCGAAGGCCCTCATTTATTCCTCAATATTTGCTTTATTGGCATCCTTACCTATTTATGGCGAAGCTTAATAAATACCCTGTTTAATAAAGATAGATTAACTCAAAAGATTCTTTTTATTGGAAGTGGGAATTTGGCCAAAAATGTGGCTAAAGAGATTTTAAGCACAAACCATAATAGCTTTAAAATCCTGGGTTTTTTAGACCCTGACCCCAAAAAGAAAGAAAAAAACATTCTAAATTATGAGCTCGCAGGCACTTATGGTGAACTGGATAATATCTTAAGACAAAATGGCAATATAAGAATTGTTATTGCCTTAGATGATAAAAGGGGAAAAATCCCCCTAAACAAACTCCTTGAATGTAAGATGAGAGGAATAATCATAGAAGACCATATAACTTTCCTTGAAAGGCTAAAAGGTAAGCTTATGGTTGAAAGTCTAAATCCAAGCCATGTTATTTTTTCAGATGGTTTTAAAAGGTCTAAAGTAAAAGCATACTTGAAAAGGATAGAAGATATATTGGGGTCGATTATAGGATTAATTGTATTATCACCTTTTTTAATTTTAACAGCTATCTTAATCAAAATAGATTCAAAAGGCCCTTTATTTTTCACACAAGAAAGAGTAGGTGAAAATGGAAAGCCCTTTATTCTTTATAAATTCAGGTCTATGAAAGTGGGTGCAGAAAAAGATAAACCACTTTGGGCCAAGGAAAATGACGATAGAGTGACCAGGGTAGGACGTTATATAAGAAGATTTGGGATAGATGAAGCCCCTCAGCTCTGGAATGTCCTGAAGGGAGATATGAGCCTTGTAGGACCAAGACCAGAAAGACCCCAGTTTGTCAAAGAATTAACCAACATAATTCCTTATTATAGCCTAAGGCATTCAGTTAAACCTGGTATTACCGGTTGGGCACAGATTAGATATCATTATGGTGCCTCAGTAGAAGATGCCCTAGAAAAGCTCAAATATGAACTCTACTACATAAAAAACTTGTCCCCAATTTTTGACTTATTCATCCTGTTTGAAACAGTCAAACTCATTATCCAGGCTAAAATTTCCAGGTAA
- a CDS encoding XrtA system polysaccharide deacetylase yields MLNALTIDVEDYFQVEAFASRINYNEWDNYPCRIKQNTQKILDILDDYQIKATFFCLGWIAKRSPSLIKNIAQRGHEVASHGYAHQPVYKQSPDIFMQDIRKTKQILEDIIGQPVIGYRAPTYSITQKTLWALEILAEEGYKYDSSIFPIKHDLYGIPNAPRFPFNVHTLKRANVFTCKRSNVLTCKRANVQTFFEFPLTTLRILNINIPIAGGGYFRVFPYIFIKNALRHINLKEKQPFIFYLHPWELDPEQPRINHLPWRSRFRHYVNLRKTEGKFRKLLSDFRFSTVLKVLKQHNSKLGTHEGY; encoded by the coding sequence ATGTTAAATGCCTTAACCATAGATGTAGAAGACTATTTTCAGGTAGAAGCATTTGCTTCAAGAATAAATTATAATGAGTGGGATAATTATCCTTGTCGGATAAAACAAAACACACAAAAAATTTTAGATATTTTAGATGATTATCAAATAAAAGCCACTTTCTTCTGCTTAGGTTGGATTGCAAAAAGAAGTCCTTCTTTAATAAAAAACATTGCTCAAAGAGGACATGAAGTTGCCTCTCATGGCTATGCTCATCAGCCAGTTTATAAACAATCTCCAGATATTTTTATGCAGGATATAAGGAAAACAAAACAAATCCTTGAAGACATCATAGGACAACCTGTTATTGGTTATCGTGCTCCTACTTATTCCATTACTCAAAAAACACTTTGGGCATTAGAAATTTTAGCTGAAGAAGGCTATAAATACGACTCAAGTATTTTTCCCATCAAACACGATTTATATGGTATTCCCAATGCACCTAGATTCCCATTTAACGTTCACACGTTAAAACGTGCTAACGTGTTTACGTGTAAACGTTCTAACGTTCTAACGTGCAAACGTGCAAACGTGCAAACGTTTTTTGAATTTCCTTTAACCACCCTACGAATTTTAAATATAAACATCCCCATTGCTGGTGGTGGTTATTTTAGAGTATTTCCTTACATATTTATTAAAAATGCTTTGAGGCACATAAACTTAAAAGAGAAACAGCCATTTATTTTTTATCTTCACCCCTGGGAATTAGACCCTGAACAACCTCGCATAAATCACTTACCTTGGCGTTCTCGCTTCAGACATTACGTAAATTTAAGAAAAACCGAAGGCAAATTTAGGAAACTTTTATCGGATTTCAGATTTAGCACAGTTTTAAAAGTACTAAAACAACACAATAGTAAATTAGGCACTCATGAAGGCTATTAA